The Sinomicrobium kalidii genome contains a region encoding:
- a CDS encoding GSCFA domain-containing protein, with protein MKLQTQIKIPPGNNRINYNSRLLLLGSCFVENMGSKLDDFKFPCLQNPFGILFHPGALERFTARVAARQKYTEEAVFEHNGRWHCFDAHSVMSDNSREVVLSRLNKAIAHTADFLEGATHIIITPGTAWGYRLKDSGHLVANCHKVPQRQFTRELAPVEAIEKSIRGIIEHIRSVNPDIQFVFTVSPVRHLKDGFVENQRSKAHLITALHNVLEEEAYFPSYEIMMDELRDYRFYGKDMIHPNQTAIDYIWEKFTETWISPEAIPVMEEVDAIQKGLAHKPFAPDSDRHRKFLKSLQERISRLQAKVPHIRFL; from the coding sequence GTGAAGCTACAAACGCAAATAAAGATACCGCCCGGAAATAACCGCATAAATTACAATTCGCGGTTGTTACTCCTCGGTTCGTGCTTTGTGGAGAACATGGGAAGTAAACTCGACGATTTTAAATTTCCCTGCCTGCAGAACCCGTTCGGGATACTGTTTCATCCGGGTGCTCTGGAGCGTTTTACCGCACGGGTAGCAGCCCGTCAAAAATATACCGAAGAAGCTGTTTTCGAACATAACGGGCGATGGCACTGTTTTGATGCACATTCCGTGATGAGCGATAATTCGAGGGAAGTTGTATTGTCCCGTCTCAATAAGGCCATAGCACATACGGCAGATTTCCTTGAAGGCGCAACGCATATAATCATTACCCCGGGAACGGCCTGGGGATACCGCCTGAAGGATTCGGGACACCTGGTAGCCAACTGCCATAAGGTGCCGCAACGGCAGTTTACCAGGGAACTGGCCCCGGTAGAGGCTATAGAGAAAAGTATACGAGGTATTATTGAACACATACGTTCTGTTAACCCGGATATTCAGTTTGTTTTTACCGTATCCCCGGTACGCCATTTAAAAGATGGTTTTGTGGAGAACCAGCGCAGCAAGGCTCATCTTATTACGGCACTGCATAACGTCCTGGAGGAAGAGGCTTATTTTCCTTCTTATGAAATTATGATGGATGAACTCCGCGATTACAGGTTCTATGGTAAAGATATGATCCACCCCAATCAAACAGCGATCGACTATATTTGGGAAAAATTTACCGAAACCTGGATATCTCCCGAAGCGATCCCGGTGATGGAAGAGGTGGATGCCATTCAAAAGGGACTGGCCCATAAACCCTTTGCCCCGGATTCCGACAGGCATCGAAAATTTTTAAAAAGCCTGCAAGAGAGAATATCCCGCTTACAGGCTAAAGTACCACACATCCGGTTTCTGTGA
- the alaS gene encoding alanine--tRNA ligase, with protein sequence MTSQEIRSRFLRFFEEKQHTVVPSAPMVMKDDPTLMFTNAGMNQFKEYFLGNRKPVSLRVTDSQKCLRVSGKHNDLEEVGKDTYHHTMFEMLGNWSFGDYFKKEAIAWAWELLTEVFKIDKNRLHVTFFEGADDDGLPEDSEARKLWEGIVPENRIIPGNKKDNFWEMGDQGPCGPSSEIHIDIRSDAERAEVPGRDLVNKDHPQVVEIWNLVFIEFNRKADGALEKLPAQHVDTGMGFERLCMVLQGEQSNYDTDVFTPLIREIETITNSGYGKEEKTDIAIRVIADHVRAVAFAISDGQLPGNTGAGYVIRRILRRAIRYGFTFLGEREPFIYKLVDTLSNQMHHAFPEIRLQKNLVVNVIREEEQSFLKTLDQGLVLLDTIMSNAKDKKVSGTKAFELYDTYGFPIDLTALILSEEGYTLDEEGFRKELQKQKERSRAATSVTMDDWVVLSEDDEEEFVGYDTCETNVKITRYRRVSSKKGGEMYQVVFNLTPFYPEGGGQVGDKGYIESANGDVSYIIDTKKENNLIVHYTKSMPQNTAGTFKAVVDKNQRRRTAANHSAMHLLHQALRAVLGGHVEQKGSMVHNDHLRFDFSHFSKVSPEELQAVEDFVNARIREQLPLEEKRNIPYTQAIEEGAVALFGEKYGDTVRTIRFGESMELCGGTHVQNTADIWHFIITGESAVAAGIRRIEAITLDAAKEYFTTQTDIFKEVKSVLKNANDPVKAVVSLQEENNNLKKQVEGLLRDKARHLKGDLINKLEEVDGVRFLATRVDLDPAGIKDLAFEMGKEHRDLFVLFAAEQKGKALLTCYISKELAQERNLNAGQVVRELGKFIQGGGGGQPFFATAGGKNPGGIPQALEKAREFIK encoded by the coding sequence ATGACATCACAAGAGATAAGAAGCCGGTTTTTACGTTTTTTTGAAGAAAAACAACACACTGTGGTGCCGTCCGCACCGATGGTAATGAAGGACGATCCCACATTGATGTTTACCAATGCGGGGATGAACCAATTCAAGGAGTATTTCCTGGGGAACAGGAAACCCGTTTCGTTAAGGGTGACGGATTCACAGAAATGTCTTCGTGTAAGCGGAAAGCACAACGACCTGGAAGAGGTGGGCAAAGATACCTATCACCATACCATGTTTGAGATGCTCGGAAACTGGAGTTTTGGCGATTATTTTAAAAAGGAAGCCATTGCCTGGGCGTGGGAACTGCTTACGGAGGTTTTTAAAATTGACAAGAACCGGTTGCACGTTACTTTTTTTGAAGGTGCAGATGACGACGGGTTGCCCGAAGACAGTGAGGCCCGAAAACTTTGGGAAGGAATAGTACCCGAAAACAGGATTATCCCGGGAAACAAAAAGGACAATTTCTGGGAAATGGGCGACCAGGGGCCCTGTGGTCCGTCTTCCGAGATCCATATCGATATCCGGTCCGATGCGGAAAGGGCGGAAGTCCCCGGCAGGGACCTGGTGAATAAAGACCATCCGCAGGTAGTGGAAATATGGAATCTCGTATTTATAGAGTTCAATCGTAAGGCAGACGGTGCCCTTGAAAAACTCCCGGCTCAGCACGTGGACACCGGAATGGGATTCGAGCGTTTGTGTATGGTATTACAGGGGGAGCAGAGTAACTATGATACCGATGTTTTTACCCCGCTTATACGGGAAATCGAAACCATCACCAATTCCGGGTACGGAAAGGAAGAAAAAACAGATATAGCCATCAGGGTGATCGCTGATCACGTAAGGGCCGTTGCTTTTGCAATTTCCGACGGGCAGCTGCCCGGCAATACCGGGGCAGGCTATGTGATACGCCGGATATTGCGGAGAGCCATCCGTTACGGATTTACGTTCCTGGGAGAAAGAGAGCCGTTTATCTACAAATTGGTGGACACTTTGAGCAATCAGATGCATCATGCCTTCCCGGAAATACGTTTGCAGAAAAATTTGGTGGTCAATGTGATCCGCGAAGAAGAACAATCCTTTTTAAAGACACTGGACCAGGGATTGGTGTTGCTGGATACCATTATGTCCAATGCCAAAGACAAAAAGGTGTCCGGGACCAAGGCATTTGAATTGTATGACACCTATGGTTTTCCCATCGATCTTACGGCACTTATCCTGAGTGAAGAAGGATATACGCTGGATGAAGAAGGATTCAGAAAAGAATTGCAGAAACAAAAGGAACGGTCCAGGGCAGCAACTTCCGTGACCATGGACGACTGGGTTGTGCTGTCTGAAGATGACGAGGAAGAGTTTGTAGGATATGACACCTGTGAAACGAATGTGAAGATTACCAGATACAGGCGGGTAAGCAGTAAAAAGGGAGGCGAGATGTACCAGGTGGTGTTTAACCTGACTCCGTTTTATCCCGAAGGAGGGGGACAGGTAGGTGATAAAGGTTATATTGAATCGGCCAATGGCGATGTGTCCTACATCATAGATACGAAAAAGGAGAATAACCTCATTGTGCATTATACCAAAAGTATGCCGCAAAATACAGCGGGAACTTTTAAGGCGGTAGTGGATAAAAACCAGCGCAGAAGAACGGCGGCCAATCATTCGGCTATGCACTTGCTTCACCAGGCGTTGAGAGCAGTGCTCGGAGGGCATGTGGAACAAAAAGGATCAATGGTGCACAATGATCACCTGCGTTTTGACTTTTCACATTTCAGCAAGGTAAGCCCGGAAGAATTACAGGCCGTGGAAGACTTTGTGAATGCGAGGATCAGGGAACAACTTCCCCTGGAAGAAAAACGGAACATTCCTTATACTCAAGCCATAGAAGAAGGCGCCGTAGCACTTTTCGGTGAAAAATACGGCGATACGGTCAGGACCATACGCTTCGGGGAAAGCATGGAACTCTGCGGAGGGACACACGTACAAAATACGGCAGATATCTGGCATTTTATCATTACCGGTGAAAGTGCTGTAGCTGCGGGCATCCGGAGGATAGAGGCCATCACCCTCGATGCCGCCAAGGAGTATTTCACCACTCAGACCGATATTTTTAAGGAAGTAAAGAGCGTTTTAAAGAATGCCAACGACCCGGTGAAGGCCGTTGTTTCACTTCAGGAAGAGAATAATAACCTCAAAAAACAGGTTGAAGGTCTGCTCAGGGACAAGGCAAGACATCTTAAGGGCGACCTGATCAATAAACTGGAAGAAGTTGACGGCGTTCGTTTTCTCGCTACACGTGTAGATCTGGACCCTGCAGGAATAAAAGACCTTGCTTTCGAGATGGGAAAAGAACACCGGGACTTGTTTGTACTATTTGCTGCGGAACAGAAGGGAAAAGCATTGCTTACGTGTTATATTTCCAAAGAACTGGCGCAGGAACGCAACCTTAATGCCGGACAGGTGGTCAGGGAACTGGGCAAATTCATTCAGGGCGGTGGCGGCGGACAGCCGTTTTTTGCCACAGCGGGAGGTAAAAACCCGGGGGGTATTCCGCAAGCCCTTGAAAAAGCCCGGGAGTTCATAAAATAA
- a CDS encoding peptidoglycan DD-metalloendopeptidase family protein, producing MSKVKYYYDRETLSYRKIEVKKGKKIRNFLVFLLASFLFGMIGLFTLLNTGLVNTPKELSTSRELKQYELQFELLNKKMEQMEEVLTDIEERDNNIYRLYFEANPIPEEQRKAGFGGVNRYQALEGFDNSKIIVNTTRRLEILQKQMVVQSKSLDEITKLAENKEKLLATIPAIQPVNNKDLKRMASGFGWRTDPFTKARKMHWGMDFSAPRGTPVYASGDGVVKRSDNRAAGYGNHIRIEHGFGYESLYAHLSKYNVRKGQKVKRGDLIGYIGSTGRSEAPHLHYEVFKDGQRINPINFYYGSLSPAEYEELLHVASQENQSLD from the coding sequence ATGTCGAAGGTAAAATATTATTACGACCGGGAAACACTTTCATACAGAAAAATCGAAGTTAAAAAGGGAAAGAAAATAAGAAACTTCCTGGTCTTTCTCCTGGCATCGTTCCTCTTTGGCATGATAGGTCTTTTTACCCTGCTCAACACGGGCCTGGTCAATACCCCGAAAGAACTCTCCACTTCCAGGGAATTAAAACAATATGAACTTCAGTTTGAACTCCTCAATAAAAAAATGGAGCAAATGGAAGAGGTCCTTACCGATATAGAAGAACGGGACAACAACATTTACCGCTTATATTTTGAAGCCAACCCCATACCCGAAGAACAGCGAAAGGCGGGTTTTGGTGGCGTGAACAGGTACCAGGCTCTCGAAGGGTTTGACAATTCCAAGATCATCGTAAATACGACCCGAAGGCTTGAAATACTGCAGAAACAAATGGTGGTGCAGTCCAAATCCCTGGACGAGATTACCAAACTTGCCGAAAACAAGGAAAAATTACTGGCTACCATCCCCGCCATACAGCCGGTGAACAATAAAGACCTCAAGCGTATGGCTTCAGGTTTCGGATGGCGGACAGACCCGTTTACCAAGGCCAGGAAAATGCACTGGGGGATGGATTTTTCCGCCCCGAGGGGAACCCCGGTCTACGCTTCGGGTGACGGCGTGGTAAAAAGGTCGGACAACCGGGCCGCAGGGTATGGCAACCACATCAGGATAGAACACGGTTTCGGGTATGAGAGCCTTTATGCCCACCTCAGCAAATACAACGTAAGGAAAGGACAAAAGGTGAAAAGGGGGGATCTTATAGGCTACATAGGCAGTACAGGACGGTCAGAGGCCCCGCACCTTCATTATGAGGTATTCAAGGACGGACAGCGAATAAACCCCATTAATTTCTATTACGGCAGTTTAAGCCCGGCGGAATATGAAGAGCTGCTACACGTAGCCTCACAGGAAAACCAGTCCCTGGATTAA